One genomic segment of Vibrio quintilis includes these proteins:
- a CDS encoding LysR family transcriptional regulator produces the protein MPLTIRQLRYFVAAAESGQVSLAAVHLNISQSAVTTAIRDLENLLGVSLFIRNTQGVTLTDRGRHFLNHAYQVLRTVDDALNLPHSDENASGRIRLAASYTVQGYLLPYHLQRLNQWYPNITIDLFEFERAEIEQKLLDDSIDMALVLTDNLTDEAIHSERLFRSERRLWIPAHHPLQQKAHLTLEDVGKEPFIMLTVDEADLSAMRYWQHKGMEPNVILHTSSVESVRSMVANGLGVAILSDLVYRPWSLEGRRIDTRSLDDVVYPMSVGLAWHQDKEFTPAIRAIYDYFREVYLTPEQHVQRKG, from the coding sequence ATGCCACTGACTATCAGGCAACTAAGATACTTTGTTGCGGCAGCAGAATCCGGGCAGGTGTCTCTGGCGGCCGTTCATCTGAATATTTCTCAGTCCGCTGTCACAACAGCCATCCGTGATCTGGAAAATTTGCTGGGTGTCTCGTTATTTATCCGCAACACGCAGGGTGTGACCCTGACCGATCGCGGGCGGCATTTTCTCAATCACGCTTATCAGGTATTACGGACGGTGGATGACGCGCTGAATCTGCCTCATTCCGATGAAAATGCCAGCGGGCGAATCCGTCTTGCGGCCAGTTATACCGTGCAGGGATACTTATTGCCTTATCATTTGCAACGCCTCAATCAGTGGTATCCGAATATCACCATTGATCTGTTTGAGTTTGAACGGGCCGAGATCGAACAGAAACTGCTGGATGATTCGATTGATATGGCGCTGGTGCTGACCGACAACCTGACCGATGAAGCGATTCATTCCGAACGCTTATTCCGTTCCGAGCGTCGTTTATGGATACCGGCACATCATCCGTTGCAGCAGAAAGCACACTTAACGCTGGAAGATGTGGGCAAAGAGCCGTTTATCATGCTCACGGTCGATGAAGCTGACCTGAGCGCCATGCGTTACTGGCAGCACAAAGGCATGGAGCCGAATGTCATTTTGCACACCAGTTCGGTGGAGTCGGTCCGGAGTATGGTCGCTAACGGGCTGGGTGTGGCGATTTTATCCGATCTGGTTTACCGGCCATGGTCGCTGGAAGGACGGCGGATCGATACCCGTTCACTGGATGATGTGGTTTATCCGATGAGTGTCGGGCTGGCCTGGCATCAGGATAAGGAATTCACCCCGGCAATCCGGG
- a CDS encoding 5-oxoprolinase subunit PxpA gives MQVVDLNSDMGEGLGPWTIGDGVDEQIMPLISAANIATGFHAGDPSTMNDTVEMAGRHGVAIGAHPGFRDLIGFGRRHIHASAHELVNDIIYQIGALREIAAMNNLPLHHVKPHGALYMHIARDEEIAALFIQQLHRLAPELILYAMHGSVIHRLALEAGHPVVCEFYADREYDNNGSIVFIRRVTQLDPQQIADKVLKACTEGVVTTVEGNDIPVQFDSVCIHSDSPGALALVQATRQRLEAAGITIRAPQTRLLPPDNSWKNEVFNG, from the coding sequence ATGCAGGTAGTTGATTTAAATTCAGATATGGGTGAAGGACTGGGCCCGTGGACCATCGGGGACGGTGTCGATGAGCAAATCATGCCGTTAATCAGCGCTGCCAATATTGCAACCGGCTTTCATGCCGGTGATCCTTCCACCATGAATGATACTGTGGAAATGGCCGGACGACACGGCGTGGCAATTGGCGCACATCCGGGGTTTCGTGATCTCATCGGATTTGGCCGCCGCCACATTCATGCCTCCGCCCACGAACTGGTGAATGACATTATTTATCAGATCGGCGCCCTGCGCGAAATCGCTGCAATGAATAATCTGCCCCTGCATCACGTTAAACCACACGGCGCGCTGTACATGCACATTGCCAGAGATGAGGAGATCGCCGCGTTATTTATTCAGCAACTACACCGGCTGGCACCGGAACTTATCCTTTATGCAATGCATGGGTCGGTGATTCACCGGCTGGCACTGGAAGCGGGTCATCCGGTGGTGTGTGAGTTTTACGCAGACCGGGAATACGATAACAACGGCTCCATTGTATTTATCCGCCGTGTGACTCAGCTCGACCCGCAACAAATCGCCGATAAAGTGCTCAAAGCCTGCACCGAAGGCGTCGTGACGACCGTGGAAGGCAATGACATCCCGGTTCAGTTTGATTCGGTCTGTATTCACAGCGATTCACCGGGCGCACTGGCGCTGGTTCAGGCAACCCGGCAGCGGTTAGAAGCGGCAGGCATCACCATCCGTGCGCCGCAAACCCGGTTACTCCCCCCCGATAATTCATGGAAGAATGAGGTATTCAATGGCTAA
- a CDS encoding acetyl-CoA carboxylase: MAKHEVISPLPGVFYRRPAPDAPEFITEGQPVTDGQVIGLIEVMKQFSELTSDTTGTLISFSIEDAGMIEPGQIVAVIETA; this comes from the coding sequence ATGGCTAAGCATGAAGTAATTTCTCCGTTACCCGGTGTGTTTTACCGCCGTCCGGCCCCCGATGCTCCGGAATTTATCACTGAAGGTCAGCCCGTCACCGACGGACAGGTCATCGGCCTGATTGAAGTCATGAAGCAGTTTTCAGAACTGACTTCCGACACCACCGGCACTCTGATCAGTTTCAGTATTGAGGATGCCGGTATGATTGAGCCGGGCCAGATCGTTGCCGTGATTGAAACAGCATAA